TAACCCTCTTGAAGCAAGCATTTCGTCAAACGGCTTAACTACCAGACACAGATACAACGAAATAGAGAAGGGGAGGAGGGGTGGGTGGGGAAGTTACCATTTACCATTTACTATTTTCCAACCGAGCGTGGCCATTACCATTGTCGTTGCCATTGCCATTACTTCTCAACCAACTTAATTCCAACCATACGTGGGTCATCAACCACCCACGCGCTTGAAAGTTGACTTCAtgaactactactactactactactactactactactacaaaCCCTTACCCTAGCCCTAAGACGCTTCCACTCCACTCCGCCATGGATCCGTACAAGTTCCTCGGCATCTCCCTCAACCCCGACGGCTCCGTCACCCGCGCCGCCACCTTCCCCCTCGTCCCGGCGAGCCCCGTCGAGGGCGAGGAGGTCGCCGGCGCCACCGTCCTATCCAAGGACGTCCCCCTCAACCCCGCCACCTCCACCTCCCTCCGCCTCTtcctcccctccgccgccgccgccgcaaacCCTAACCCCAAGCTCCCCCTCATCGTCCACTTCCATGGCGGCGGCTTCGTCCTCTTCGGCACCGCGACCCCCTTCGTCCACGCCTCGTGCGagcgcctcgccgccgccgtccccgccgTCGTCGCCTCCGTGGACTACCGCCTCGCCCCCGAGCACCGCCTCCCCGCGGCCATCGACGACGCCGTGGACGCCCTCCTCTGGGCCCGCTCCGCTTCCTCCGACCCCTGGCTCCTCCGCGCCGACCCCTCCCGCTGCTTCCTCATGGGCTCCAGCGCCGGGGCCACCATCGCCCTCCACGCGGCCCTCCGCGCCAGAACCCTAGACCTAGACCCGCTCAAGCTCACCGGCCTCATCCTAAACCAACCCTTCTTCGGCGGAAACGAGCGCACCGCGTCCGAGAACGCCATGCCCCACGACAAGGTCGTCCCGCTGGCGGTGGCGGATCTCATGTGGGAGCTCGCGCTCCCGGAGGGCTCCGATCGCGACCACGAGTACGCCAACCCTAGGGAGGAGGGGCTCGAGGGGCTACCCCCGTGCCTCGTGAGGGGGTACAAGGGGGACCCGCTCATAGATAGGCAGAGGGTGTTCGCGGGAATGCTCGGGAGGAGAGGGGTGAGGGTGGTGGCGCGCGTGGAGGGGGAGGGGCACCATGGGGTCGAGCTCTTCCGTCCGGAGAAGGCCGCGGagttcgtcgccgacgtcgcgagCTTCGTCCGCCGCTGCCATGGCGGAgacggggaggaggaggaggaagacgatGGTGATGGCGCCGCACAGCGTCGGGAGagattataatttatttattagggTCCTGCTTATTAGAGTTTTCTGCGTCATTGCGATTCGGTCCCTccgttttttttgtttttaataaatataataataataataataataataaatcggGTCCTAAACTCCTAATCTGagatttcatatattttcatttattatgtatttcttttaaaaaaaacattaactACTGTGTAAGCGTGTAGTACTGTGATTTCCAATCGTGTATTCGTGTAGGCAATTGTGTTGGCCCGCTGGGCCTGGGTCCCCCCTTATGGAGAAACTATTGCCTGCACCAGGTGTATACGTATACTCCATACAACACAACGCCCTTTTAAAGATTTAATACAATGatataaaataatgtaactAATAATATTCAAAGAGCCTATGTATGtattaaaaatgaatattttaaaaaattcatcagATATTGTGTGCAGCAATATTGTATGattgaattgaaaaataataaggtattgtatttttcaaaaatagtaatattttatgcaaattgtaCTAATTTAATTAcgataaatt
This DNA window, taken from Ananas comosus cultivar F153 linkage group 5, ASM154086v1, whole genome shotgun sequence, encodes the following:
- the LOC109711030 gene encoding probable carboxylesterase 8, which gives rise to MDPYKFLGISLNPDGSVTRAATFPLVPASPVEGEEVAGATVLSKDVPLNPATSTSLRLFLPSAAAAANPNPKLPLIVHFHGGGFVLFGTATPFVHASCERLAAAVPAVVASVDYRLAPEHRLPAAIDDAVDALLWARSASSDPWLLRADPSRCFLMGSSAGATIALHAALRARTLDLDPLKLTGLILNQPFFGGNERTASENAMPHDKVVPLAVADLMWELALPEGSDRDHEYANPREEGLEGLPPCLVRGYKGDPLIDRQRVFAGMLGRRGVRVVARVEGEGHHGVELFRPEKAAEFVADVASFVRRCHGGDGEEEEEDDGDGAAQRRERL